In the Salinirubrum litoreum genome, one interval contains:
- a CDS encoding bacteriorhodopsin, with protein sequence MLEIIALQTAVEVGAERVWLGLGTVLMLLGTVYFLAKGWGVEDPRQQEYYIITILIPGIAAASYLSMFFGFGLTGVELTNGTVLEIYWARYADWLFTTPLLLLDIALLAGADRNTIGALIGLDAFMIITGLVGALTKVPTFRYVWWTISTIALIFILYFLYVNLGRAAAEKDADTQSTFNILRNVILVLWSVYPVLWLVGTEGLGLVGLFGETLLFMVLDVLAKVGFGFILLRSRAILGEEPSAPEPSAEATAD encoded by the coding sequence ATGCTGGAGATCATAGCACTGCAAACAGCGGTCGAAGTCGGGGCAGAGCGTGTCTGGCTCGGCTTGGGTACAGTCCTGATGTTACTCGGAACCGTGTACTTCCTCGCCAAGGGATGGGGAGTCGAAGATCCGAGACAGCAGGAGTACTACATCATCACGATCCTCATTCCGGGGATCGCCGCCGCATCGTACCTGTCGATGTTCTTCGGCTTCGGGCTGACCGGGGTCGAACTCACCAACGGAACCGTACTGGAGATCTACTGGGCGCGCTACGCCGACTGGCTGTTCACGACGCCCCTGCTACTGCTCGACATCGCGCTGCTGGCAGGCGCTGACCGCAACACCATCGGTGCCCTGATCGGGCTCGACGCCTTCATGATCATCACCGGTCTCGTCGGCGCGCTGACGAAGGTGCCCACGTTCCGGTACGTCTGGTGGACGATCAGCACCATCGCGCTGATCTTCATCCTGTACTTCCTGTACGTCAACCTCGGCCGCGCGGCCGCAGAGAAGGACGCGGACACCCAGTCCACGTTCAACATACTCAGGAACGTCATCCTCGTGCTGTGGAGCGTCTACCCGGTCCTCTGGCTCGTCGGCACCGAGGGGCTCGGACTCGTCGGCCTGTTCGGCGAGACCCTGCTCTTCATGGTGCTCGACGTGCTGGCGAAGGTCGGATTCGGGTTCATCCTGCTCCGCAGCCGTGCCATCCTCGGTGAGGAACCGTCCGCACCGGAACCGTCGGCGGAAGCCACTGCGGACTGA